One Rissa tridactyla isolate bRisTri1 chromosome 1, bRisTri1.patW.cur.20221130, whole genome shotgun sequence DNA segment encodes these proteins:
- the XRCC6 gene encoding X-ray repair cross-complementing protein 6 — translation MSEWVSYYRSEGPEEEEEEEQREEGAEAVGDYRFSGRDSLIFLVDATKAMFEPDEDGVTSFDMTIQCIRNVYTSKIISSDRDLLSVVFYGTEKNKNSADFKHIYVLQDLGNPGAKRVLELDQYRGDEGRVLFRETFGHNADYSLGEALWACSNLFSDVRVRLSHKRIMLFTNEDDPHANDSAKAKLARTRAGDLRDTGIILDLMHLKKPGGFDISLFYRDIINVAEDEDIGIQPEESGKLEHLMKKVRAKETKKRTLVRLNLYLNKDLSLSVGVYNLVQKAYKPYPVKLYRETNEPVKTKTRMFNGKTGSLLLPTDTKRAQTYGNRQIVLEKEETEEIKRFDSPGLFLIGFKPLSMLKQHHHIKPSQFIYPEESLISGSTTLFNALLMKCLEREVMALCRYIARRNIPPRFVALVPQEEEVDEQKVQIAPPGFHMIFLPYADDKRNVDFTEKVPASREQVDKMKEIIQKLRFRYRPDSFENPVLQQHFRNLEALALDMLEPEQAEDLTMPKAEEMNRRLGNLVEEFKQLVYPPDYNPDGKAVKRKQVSDGQSEKKPKVEISKDELQSHVQKGTLGKLTVPVLKEACRLYGLKGGGKKQELMDALTEYLLQ, via the exons ATGTCGGAGTGGGTTTCCTACTACCGGAGCGAGGGgccggaggaggaagaggaggaggagcagcgggaggagggggctgaggcGGTCG GGGACTACAGGTTCTCAGGTCGGGACAGCCTCATTTTCTTAGTCGATGCCACCAAGGCCATGTTCGAGCCTGACGAGGATGGAGTGACGTCCTTTGACATGACTATCCAG tgcattcGGAATGTGTATACCAGCAAAATTATTAGTAGTGACAGGGACCTGTTAAGCGTCGTGTTCTATGGTACAGAAAAGAATAAGAACTCAGCAGATTTCAAGCACATCTATGTTCTTCAGGATCTGGGCAATCCAG GTGCAAAGCGTGTTCTAGAGCTGGACCAGTACAGGGGAGATGAAGGACGAGTACTTTTCCGTGAGACCTTTGGCCACAATGCTGACTACTCACTGGGTGAAGCACTCTGGGCCTGCTCTAATCTCTTCAGCGATGTCCGAGTCAGACTGAGCCACAAAAGGATCATGCTCTTCACCAACGAGGATGACCCTCATGCCAATGACAGTGCTAAAGCCAAGCTGGCCAGGACCAGAGCTGGTGATCTGAGAGACACAG GTATCATCCTGGATTTGATGCACTTGAAGAAGCCTGGAGGGTTCGATATCTCTTTGTTCTACAGGGATATCATAAATGTAGCAGAGGATGAGGACATTGGGATCCAACCTGAAGAGTCAGGGAAACTGGAACATCTCATGAAGAAAGTACGAGCAAAGGAGACAAAGAAACGGACTTTAGTCAG GTTAAATCTGTATCTGAACAAAGATCTGTCACTTTCTGTTGGTGTTTACAACCTTGTTCAAAAAGCTTATAAGCCATATCCCGTGAAGCTTTATCGGGAGACTAATGAAcctgttaaaacaaaaacaaggatGTTTAATGGAAAGACAGGCAGCTTGCTGCTGCCTACTGACACAAAAAGGGCTCAG ACATATGGAAACCGCCAGATTGTGCtggagaaagaggaaacagaagaaataaaaaggtttgaTTCTCCAGGCTTGTTTCTGATTGGCTTCAAACCACTCTCAATGTTAAAACAGCACCACCATATCAAGCCCTCCCAGTTCATCTATCCTGAGGAGTCCCTAATAAGTG GGAGTACAACTCTGTTTAATGCCTTATTGATGAAATGCTTGGAGAGGGAAGTGATGGCACTGTGCAGATACATTGCCCGCCGGAACATTCCCCCTCGCTTCGTGGCCCTGGTtccccaggaggaagaggtggatgAGCAGAAGGTGCAGATAGCCCCTCCAG GTTTCCACATGATTTTCCTACCATACGCAGATGACAAACGGAACGTTGATTTTACAGAAAAGGTTCCAGCCAGTCGAGAGCAGGTGgacaaaatgaaggaaataattcaAAAACTCCGATTCAGATACAG GCCTGACAGTTTTGAGAACCCAGTGTTGCAGCAGCACTTCAGGAATCTGGAGGCTTTGGCGCTGGATATGCTGGAACCAGAACAAGCTGAGGATCTTACAA TGCCAAAGGCTGAAGAGATGAACCGCAGGCTGGGCAACCTGGTGGAGGAGTTTAAGCAGCTGGTGTATCCCCCTGACTACAATCCCGATGGGAAGGCTGTAAAGCGAAAGCAAG TTTCTGATGGTCAATCTGAGAAGAAGCCCAAGGTAGAAATCTCGAAAGACGAGCTGCAGAGTCACGTGCAGAAGGGCACTCTAGGCAAGCTGACTGTACCTGTTCTGAAGGAGGCATGCAGACTCTACGGGctgaagggtggggggaagaagcAGGAGCTCATGGATGCGCTGACTGAGTATTTACTTCAGTGA